One region of Bradyrhizobium betae genomic DNA includes:
- a CDS encoding ABC transporter ATP-binding protein, producing MSAAIIEVADLDVYYGTSQILFGVGLSVRQGETMALLGRNGAGKSTTMKAIMGLAPPRRGRVSLRGAVISGQRPHHIARAGLGFVPEDRQIFPEHTVEDNLVIGRKKGPEGQDEWPIKRIYEVFPLLEPLRHRIAGRLSGGEQQMLAIARTLMGNPALLLLDEPSEGLAPIIVQRIGELLRQLRQLGSTVLIAEQNMHFCLGLASHATVIDKGQIVYAAGIDELKANDAIRRRYLAL from the coding sequence ATGAGCGCAGCCATCATCGAGGTCGCCGATCTCGACGTTTATTACGGCACCAGCCAGATCCTGTTCGGCGTCGGCCTCTCGGTGCGGCAGGGCGAGACCATGGCGCTGCTCGGCCGCAATGGCGCCGGCAAATCCACCACCATGAAGGCGATCATGGGGCTGGCGCCGCCGCGTCGCGGCAGAGTGAGCCTGCGCGGCGCGGTGATCTCCGGCCAGAGGCCGCACCATATCGCGCGCGCCGGCCTCGGCTTCGTGCCGGAGGATCGCCAGATCTTTCCCGAGCATACGGTCGAGGACAACCTCGTCATCGGTCGCAAGAAGGGGCCGGAGGGCCAGGACGAATGGCCGATCAAGCGCATCTACGAGGTCTTTCCGCTGCTCGAGCCGCTGCGCCACCGCATCGCGGGGCGGCTGTCCGGCGGCGAGCAGCAGATGCTCGCGATCGCGCGCACGCTGATGGGCAATCCCGCGCTGTTACTGCTGGATGAGCCGAGCGAGGGGCTCGCCCCGATCATCGTGCAGCGGATCGGGGAACTGCTGCGGCAGCTTCGCCAGCTCGGATCGACCGTGCTGATCGCCGAGCAGAACATGCATTTCTGCCTGGGGCTGGCCAGCCACGCCACCGTCATCGACAAGGGCCAGATCGTCTACGCCGCCGGAATCGACGAGCTGAAGGCCAATGACGCAATCCGGCGGCGATATCTGGCCCTGTAA